Proteins co-encoded in one Zymomonas mobilis subsp. mobilis ATCC 10988 genomic window:
- a CDS encoding ribonuclease T2 family protein: MKNTFSLLRKIILAGCLLGSYGSHAWGRPSKIIAPAHSDIVTEASDKSDKYEADIAGYTLALQWSPEYCRGKTTHAADAYQCGTGRFFSFVSDGLWGVDAAGKRLQYCKEATALPLATIDKMADVTPSAQLVQQQWTKYGACTASKAEDYFSRISTLFRKIHFPDMNRLSSDPDLTIAKLKDAFVEANRHLDSKAIKVVVNHKNWLTGIRLCYNADFKFQNCLADSVTPPADTKIKVKPGFQLRPVFG, from the coding sequence GTGAAAAATACCTTCAGCCTTCTTCGAAAAATAATTTTAGCTGGCTGTTTATTGGGCAGCTATGGCAGTCATGCTTGGGGGCGACCTTCCAAAATAATAGCGCCTGCTCATAGTGATATTGTTACCGAAGCGTCTGACAAATCTGATAAATATGAGGCCGATATTGCAGGTTATACATTGGCACTGCAATGGTCACCGGAATATTGTCGCGGTAAAACCACCCACGCCGCCGATGCGTATCAATGTGGGACAGGGCGCTTTTTCAGTTTTGTTTCCGATGGGTTATGGGGCGTTGATGCCGCGGGGAAGCGGTTGCAATATTGTAAGGAAGCGACGGCCTTACCGCTTGCCACGATTGATAAAATGGCTGATGTCACGCCTTCGGCGCAGTTAGTGCAGCAGCAATGGACAAAATACGGCGCATGTACGGCCTCTAAGGCCGAAGATTATTTCTCCCGCATATCAACGCTTTTTCGGAAAATTCATTTTCCAGATATGAATAGATTATCCAGCGATCCTGATCTGACGATTGCCAAGCTGAAAGATGCCTTTGTTGAGGCTAACCGTCATTTAGATAGCAAGGCTATAAAAGTAGTGGTTAACCACAAAAATTGGCTTACCGGCATTCGGTTATGCTATAATGCCGACTTCAAATTTCAGAATTGTCTTGCGGATAGTGTCACACCGCCTGCGGATACCAAAATAAAAGTGAAGCCCGGTTTCCAATTGCGGCCTGTTTTTGGATGA
- a CDS encoding DUF2497 domain-containing protein has translation MRPEPSMEDILASIKRIIADGDRKPNGRTLSPEGDRFDDLRRRDSDSSVLELTDPISSSPSKDQQMNNDHRDYNENNTPLNGNASKSQDSLMSERAEQASRQALKNLSAMMVSQSSHQDLTLEDLVKDMLRPMLKEWLDSNLPAIVEAMVSREISRITGQHF, from the coding sequence ATGCGCCCTGAACCTTCGATGGAAGACATATTGGCTTCTATCAAACGCATTATTGCCGATGGTGATCGTAAACCCAATGGCCGAACTTTGTCTCCCGAAGGCGATCGTTTCGACGATCTGCGTCGGCGTGACTCAGATAGCAGTGTTTTGGAGTTAACGGATCCTATTTCCTCTAGCCCGTCGAAGGATCAGCAGATGAATAACGACCACCGCGATTATAATGAAAATAACACTCCGTTAAACGGCAATGCTTCGAAATCGCAAGACAGCTTGATGTCAGAAAGAGCCGAACAAGCCAGCCGTCAGGCCTTGAAAAATCTGTCTGCCATGATGGTCAGCCAGTCATCCCATCAGGATTTGACGCTGGAAGATCTTGTAAAAGATATGCTCCGCCCCATGCTGAAAGAATGGTTGGATTCTAACCTTCCTGCTATTGTCGAAGCGATGGTATCGCGCGAAATCTCCAGAATTACTGGCCAGCATTTCTGA
- a CDS encoding glutaminyl-peptide cyclotransferase, with translation MFRKRSKDLSLSPTIILVISEIISFFLLFCTVILVCSVASHAATPSIPIYDYQIVHSYPHDTKAFTEGFFYRNGYFYESTGLNGRSSIRKVDIESGKTLQQIELGKRYFGEGISDWKDKIVGLTWKNGLGFVWNIRNLRQVRSFNYDGEGWGLTHNDQYLIMSDGTPVLRFLDPESLTPVRTITVTAHGEELPELNELEWVDGEIFANVWQTNKIVRIDPETGKVTGIIDLNGILAEAGPLPSPIDVLNGIAWDKEHHRLFVTGKLWPKVFEITLTQRVGGHK, from the coding sequence ATGTTTAGAAAACGCTCGAAAGATCTTTCACTCTCGCCCACCATTATATTGGTGATATCCGAGATTATCAGCTTTTTCCTGCTTTTTTGTACGGTTATTCTTGTCTGTTCGGTCGCTTCCCATGCCGCGACTCCCTCTATTCCTATCTATGATTATCAGATCGTCCACAGCTATCCCCATGATACCAAGGCCTTTACTGAAGGCTTCTTTTATCGGAACGGCTATTTCTATGAGAGCACCGGTTTGAATGGTCGCTCTTCTATTCGAAAAGTCGATATCGAAAGCGGCAAAACCCTCCAGCAAATAGAGCTTGGAAAACGCTATTTCGGTGAAGGGATTAGCGATTGGAAAGATAAAATTGTCGGCTTGACGTGGAAAAACGGATTGGGCTTTGTCTGGAATATCCGAAATCTTCGGCAAGTCAGAAGTTTTAACTATGATGGCGAAGGGTGGGGGCTGACGCATAATGATCAATATCTGATCATGAGTGATGGCACGCCGGTTTTGCGATTTCTTGACCCTGAAAGTTTGACCCCTGTCCGCACGATTACGGTGACAGCCCATGGCGAAGAACTGCCGGAATTAAACGAGTTGGAATGGGTCGATGGTGAAATCTTTGCTAATGTCTGGCAGACGAATAAAATCGTTCGGATTGACCCTGAAACGGGGAAGGTCACGGGAATTATTGATCTGAACGGTATATTGGCTGAAGCAGGGCCTTTGCCGTCACCTATTGATGTTTTGAATGGTATTGCCTGGGATAAAGAGCATCATCGGTTATTTGTAACCGGAAAATTATGGCCGAAAGTGTTTGAAATTACCCTGACCCAGCGTGTGGGCGGTCATAAGTAA
- a CDS encoding DUF4230 domain-containing protein translates to MENFPKKRVWFLIAILLFLGMILFTIRTGKSHFWDLYPRPSLESITRSSLQSVREENRLTVFMARYVAVSTASEQHFGLSARKTLIMPGNVRYEVNLAALTPKDLHWDNDRHLLTVDLPPLEISQPEVDMAAVREYDSGGVLMALTDAEQQLDSANRKAAIEDLSRQARNNLSMKLANEAACRAVERAFSMPLKSVGVTANVEVRFRN, encoded by the coding sequence ATGGAAAATTTTCCGAAAAAGCGTGTCTGGTTTTTGATCGCCATTCTGCTTTTTCTAGGGATGATCCTTTTCACGATCAGGACGGGGAAAAGCCATTTTTGGGATTTATATCCCCGTCCTTCTTTGGAAAGCATTACCCGCAGTAGCCTGCAATCCGTCCGAGAAGAAAACCGGTTAACGGTTTTTATGGCGCGTTATGTCGCTGTTTCCACGGCGAGTGAACAGCATTTTGGCTTATCAGCGAGAAAAACGCTGATTATGCCGGGCAACGTCCGCTATGAAGTCAATCTGGCGGCTCTAACTCCGAAAGATTTACATTGGGATAATGACCGTCATCTTTTGACGGTAGATTTGCCCCCGCTGGAAATTAGCCAACCCGAAGTTGATATGGCCGCCGTCCGCGAATATGACTCCGGCGGCGTGCTTATGGCACTGACGGATGCTGAACAACAGCTTGATTCAGCCAACCGAAAAGCTGCTATAGAAGATTTATCACGACAGGCTAGGAATAATCTGTCAATGAAGCTGGCAAATGAAGCGGCATGCCGCGCGGTTGAGAGAGCCTTTTCAATGCCTCTTAAATCAGTCGGTGTTACTGCAAATGTTGAAGTCCGCTTTCGGAATTAA
- a CDS encoding biotin--[acetyl-CoA-carboxylase] ligase: MSHVKACSLEMKANQKAFAEKVDITTLWPEHSRIRVVEETESTNSDMRLLADQGLPEGFWLLANKQTKGRGRQGRKWQLPEGNLAISGLVRIRETDTSLSGLAFVAALALYQAASLFVKADWLSLKWPNDLMLKGAKCAGILIEGHQDAMIFGFGVNLKQAVKLDRPTAALADFADKIPEKKAFSEALVASFADWLDIWRKQGIEIIHDNWLKRAHNIHTPLTIHKENGELLSGYFAGLDPDGALKLRLQNDRICLFHSGDVLLARS; the protein is encoded by the coding sequence ATGAGTCATGTTAAAGCCTGTTCTTTGGAAATGAAGGCTAATCAAAAGGCCTTTGCTGAAAAAGTCGATATTACTACTTTATGGCCTGAACATAGTCGTATCCGCGTGGTGGAAGAAACAGAATCCACCAATAGCGATATGCGGCTTTTAGCCGATCAAGGCCTTCCCGAGGGTTTTTGGTTGCTGGCCAATAAACAGACAAAAGGGCGGGGGCGCCAAGGTCGCAAATGGCAATTACCCGAAGGTAATCTGGCTATTAGCGGTTTGGTTCGGATCAGAGAAACCGATACTTCCCTGTCTGGCCTCGCTTTTGTTGCGGCTTTGGCGCTATATCAGGCAGCTAGTCTTTTTGTGAAAGCGGATTGGCTTTCTTTGAAATGGCCGAATGATTTGATGTTGAAAGGCGCAAAATGCGCGGGAATTTTGATCGAAGGTCATCAGGATGCGATGATTTTCGGTTTTGGTGTTAATCTGAAACAGGCTGTTAAGCTGGATAGGCCGACAGCGGCTTTGGCTGATTTTGCGGATAAGATACCAGAAAAAAAGGCTTTTTCTGAAGCCTTAGTCGCTTCTTTTGCTGATTGGCTGGATATCTGGCGTAAACAGGGTATTGAAATTATTCATGATAACTGGTTGAAAAGAGCACATAATATTCATACTCCGCTTACTATCCACAAGGAAAACGGTGAATTGCTTTCCGGATATTTTGCGGGTCTTGATCCCGACGGCGCTCTAAAGTTACGTTTACAAAATGATCGGATATGTCTGTTTCATAGCGGAGATGTTTTGTTAGCTAGGTCATAA
- a CDS encoding DUF1476 domain-containing protein, with amino-acid sequence MGIHASGHRGSAASDSHEASFHQKTAEELFSRDQAMLLRFLARRNRLLATWAAEMMHLTPEEADPYTKGFVGAGFEEMDEESILSRLMGDLLSAQVEIEESQIRAMLDQKSVEAKRQLLGVV; translated from the coding sequence ATGGGCATCCACGCTTCCGGTCACAGAGGTTCTGCTGCTTCTGATTCGCATGAAGCTTCTTTCCATCAAAAAACAGCCGAGGAACTTTTTTCACGAGATCAAGCAATGCTGCTTCGCTTTTTAGCAAGGCGCAATCGTTTGCTGGCAACATGGGCGGCTGAGATGATGCATCTTACCCCCGAAGAAGCCGATCCCTATACCAAAGGTTTTGTCGGTGCCGGTTTTGAAGAGATGGATGAAGAGAGCATCCTTTCCCGATTGATGGGGGATCTTTTATCGGCGCAGGTCGAGATAGAAGAAAGCCAAATTCGGGCGATGCTGGATCAGAAATCGGTCGAAGCCAAGCGTCAATTATTGGGAGTTGTGTAG
- a CDS encoding valine--tRNA ligase — translation MTIDKTFDPAAIESRWYTHWEEEGLFHPERPGADPFTLVIPPPNVTGSLHIGHALDDTLQDILVRHARLKGKDALWVVGTDHAGIATQMVVERNLAKIGQKRTDMDRETFVNKVWEWKAESGGTITRQLRRLGASCDWAHERFTMDEGFSKAVIKVFVSLYNEGLIYRDKRLVNWDPHLGTAISDLEVENREVQGHFWHFRYPLEDGSGEIIVATTRPETMLADMAVAVNPEDDRYKALIGKNIRLPITNRLIPIIADIHADPELGSGAVKITPGHDFNDFEVGKRAGIKPADMLNMLDSHARVIQTAENDVPEELIGLDRFEARQIIVEKIDALGLLDKIEDRVIQAPYGDRSGVPIEPWLTDQWYVDAEKLAQPALEAVRSGKIKIIPESWTKTYYNWLENIQPWCISRQLWWGHQIPVWYTDDGQAIVAENEESAQEKAGQGVNLRRDPDVLDTWFSSALWPFATLGWPDTDPKSLGRYPNDVLISGFDILFFWDARMIMQGLHFMKDVPFPKLYLHGLVRAADGSKMSKSKGNTVDPLGLIDKYGADALRFTLCAMESQGRDIKLDEKRVEGYRNFATKLWNAVRFAQNNNCAVNTSKQPPEATLTTNRWIIAETAKVARALDQHIEDMRYDELANSLYHFVWNDFCDWYLELIKPILTSTEDQNQGELQETLAVLGWVIDQILIMLHPIMPFITEELWHALGDRDHDLIVAAWPDYKNWSVDETAQNDIDWLIRLITAIRATRSELNVPPALKVPLHSHGIPEKAAHNLERFDPFIKRLARIESIHEEAAPKGAAAQIVVDEATFVLPLEGVIDLDAERGRLKKAIEAVEKEKTATEKRLSNPNFVARAKAEVVAENRERLNNFTGEITKLKAALERLM, via the coding sequence ATGACCATAGATAAGACGTTTGATCCTGCCGCGATAGAATCCCGTTGGTATACCCATTGGGAAGAAGAAGGCTTATTCCATCCGGAAAGACCGGGAGCTGATCCTTTCACTCTGGTCATTCCGCCGCCCAACGTGACCGGTTCCTTGCATATCGGCCATGCGCTTGATGACACATTACAAGATATTCTTGTTCGCCATGCCCGATTGAAAGGCAAAGATGCCTTGTGGGTCGTTGGCACCGACCATGCCGGTATTGCGACCCAGATGGTCGTAGAGCGCAATTTAGCCAAGATTGGCCAGAAGCGCACCGACATGGATCGCGAGACTTTTGTCAACAAGGTCTGGGAATGGAAAGCCGAATCAGGCGGCACGATCACCCGCCAGCTTCGTCGTCTGGGTGCCTCTTGTGACTGGGCGCATGAACGCTTTACTATGGATGAAGGCTTCTCGAAAGCCGTTATCAAAGTTTTCGTTTCGCTTTATAATGAAGGCCTGATCTACCGTGATAAACGGTTGGTCAATTGGGATCCTCATCTGGGAACGGCTATTTCCGATCTTGAGGTCGAAAACCGTGAAGTCCAAGGCCATTTCTGGCATTTCCGCTATCCGTTAGAAGACGGCTCCGGCGAAATTATAGTCGCCACTACCCGTCCAGAAACCATGCTTGCCGATATGGCGGTCGCGGTTAATCCTGAAGACGATCGCTACAAAGCCTTGATTGGCAAGAATATTCGCTTGCCGATTACGAACCGTTTAATCCCGATTATTGCCGATATCCATGCGGATCCCGAATTAGGATCAGGGGCGGTTAAAATCACTCCGGGACATGACTTCAACGATTTTGAAGTTGGAAAACGCGCGGGTATTAAACCGGCTGATATGCTGAATATGTTGGATAGCCATGCCCGCGTTATTCAGACGGCTGAAAATGATGTTCCAGAAGAACTGATCGGCCTTGACCGCTTCGAAGCCCGCCAGATTATCGTCGAAAAAATCGACGCGCTCGGTCTGCTCGATAAAATCGAAGATCGCGTTATTCAGGCCCCTTATGGCGACCGTTCAGGTGTTCCGATTGAACCTTGGCTGACCGATCAATGGTATGTTGATGCTGAAAAATTGGCACAACCGGCTTTAGAAGCGGTTCGCTCTGGCAAGATTAAAATCATTCCCGAAAGCTGGACGAAAACCTATTATAATTGGCTCGAAAATATTCAGCCATGGTGCATTTCGCGTCAGCTTTGGTGGGGGCATCAGATTCCGGTCTGGTATACCGATGATGGTCAGGCCATCGTTGCCGAAAATGAAGAATCCGCCCAAGAAAAAGCAGGCCAAGGCGTCAATCTCCGGCGCGATCCTGATGTTCTGGATACGTGGTTTTCTTCGGCTTTATGGCCTTTTGCCACTTTGGGATGGCCGGATACAGATCCAAAATCCCTAGGCCGTTACCCGAATGACGTACTGATTTCTGGCTTTGATATTCTGTTCTTCTGGGATGCCCGCATGATTATGCAAGGCCTGCATTTCATGAAGGATGTCCCATTCCCGAAACTGTATCTTCACGGTTTGGTGCGCGCTGCCGATGGCTCGAAAATGTCGAAATCCAAGGGCAATACCGTTGATCCTCTGGGGCTGATTGACAAATATGGCGCGGATGCCTTGCGCTTCACGCTTTGCGCCATGGAAAGTCAGGGTCGTGATATCAAGCTCGATGAAAAACGGGTTGAAGGCTATCGTAACTTCGCTACCAAATTGTGGAATGCTGTCCGCTTTGCCCAGAATAACAACTGCGCCGTCAACACGTCGAAACAGCCACCAGAAGCAACGTTAACAACCAACCGCTGGATCATTGCCGAAACAGCCAAAGTTGCCCGCGCACTGGATCAGCATATCGAAGATATGCGCTATGACGAATTGGCGAACAGCCTGTATCATTTCGTCTGGAATGATTTCTGCGATTGGTATCTGGAACTGATCAAACCGATCCTGACTTCAACCGAAGATCAGAATCAAGGTGAGCTTCAGGAAACCTTGGCGGTGCTCGGCTGGGTCATCGACCAAATTTTGATTATGCTTCATCCGATTATGCCCTTCATCACCGAAGAATTATGGCATGCCTTGGGTGATCGCGATCATGATTTGATTGTGGCGGCATGGCCGGATTATAAAAATTGGTCGGTCGATGAAACCGCACAAAATGACATTGATTGGCTGATCCGCCTGATTACCGCTATTCGGGCAACCCGATCAGAATTAAATGTGCCCCCCGCTTTAAAGGTGCCGCTGCATAGCCACGGTATCCCTGAAAAGGCGGCGCATAATCTGGAACGCTTTGATCCTTTCATCAAACGTCTGGCACGTATCGAGTCTATCCATGAGGAAGCAGCGCCCAAAGGCGCGGCGGCACAGATTGTTGTCGATGAGGCAACTTTCGTTCTTCCCTTGGAAGGAGTCATTGATCTTGATGCCGAACGGGGACGACTCAAAAAAGCGATTGAGGCCGTTGAAAAGGAAAAGACGGCGACAGAAAAGCGTCTTAGCAATCCCAATTTTGTGGCACGGGCAAAAGCCGAAGTTGTTGCAGAAAACAGGGAAAGACTGAATAACTTCACAGGTGAAATCACCAAGCTGAAAGCAGCGCTTGAACGCTTGATGTAA
- the nadA gene encoding quinolinate synthase NadA — translation MNAPLDNLVQTDWVQEIKRLKKERNAVILAHYYQTPEIQDIADFIGDSLDLSRKAAETDADVIVFCGVRFMAEVAKILSPEKTVLVPDMEAGCSLEDSCPPEELAAFRKAHPDHIALTYINCSAEVKALSDIIVTSSSAEKILSQIPESQPIIFAPDRNLGAWLNRKTGRDMLLWPGSCIVHENFSETELLKLKQLHPNAPIAAHPECPAAILDHADVVGSTRAILEFALKSDSDTIIVATEPHIIHQMEKSAPHKTFIGAPGMDGNCNCNMCPYMALNTMEKLYLALKNKAPEVTLDEKTRLAAKKPLDKMLEMAASTVGAGDLGAMASAQ, via the coding sequence ATGAATGCGCCGTTGGATAATTTGGTTCAGACCGATTGGGTGCAAGAGATCAAGCGTCTGAAAAAAGAACGCAATGCTGTTATTTTGGCGCATTATTATCAGACGCCCGAAATTCAGGATATTGCCGATTTTATCGGTGACAGTCTCGATCTTTCCCGTAAGGCGGCTGAAACAGATGCGGATGTTATCGTTTTTTGCGGCGTTCGTTTTATGGCAGAAGTCGCAAAAATCCTATCACCTGAAAAAACAGTTTTGGTTCCTGATATGGAAGCCGGATGTTCCCTTGAAGATAGCTGCCCACCGGAAGAGTTGGCGGCTTTCCGTAAAGCCCATCCTGACCATATCGCATTGACCTATATCAACTGTTCGGCTGAGGTGAAGGCTTTATCAGATATTATCGTTACCTCGTCATCAGCCGAAAAGATTTTATCACAGATCCCCGAAAGTCAGCCGATCATCTTTGCGCCTGATCGCAATTTGGGTGCATGGTTAAACCGGAAAACCGGACGGGATATGTTGTTGTGGCCGGGATCCTGTATTGTTCACGAGAATTTTTCAGAAACCGAATTATTAAAGCTGAAACAACTTCATCCTAATGCCCCGATTGCTGCCCATCCTGAATGTCCGGCGGCCATTTTGGATCATGCCGATGTCGTCGGCTCTACCCGCGCTATTTTAGAATTTGCGCTGAAATCGGATTCAGATACCATTATTGTTGCCACTGAACCGCATATTATCCACCAGATGGAAAAATCGGCACCGCATAAGACCTTTATCGGCGCGCCGGGTATGGATGGTAACTGTAATTGTAATATGTGCCCCTATATGGCGCTGAATACGATGGAAAAGCTCTATCTGGCTTTGAAAAACAAGGCACCAGAAGTCACGCTGGACGAAAAAACGCGTTTGGCCGCGAAAAAACCGCTGGATAAAATGCTGGAAATGGCAGCTTCAACCGTCGGCGCGGGTGATCTGGGCGCGATGGCTTCTGCTCAATAG
- the hemB gene encoding porphobilinogen synthase, translating to MSLVPTQYPATRLRRLRASAWSRSMHSENVLTPADFIWPLFVTGGKGVKEAVQSMPGVFRWSVDLIVEQAKLAHSLGIPCLALFPNTDIAKRSEDGREAWNADNLMCQAIRAIKDAVPDIGLLTDVALDPYTSHGHDGVIDAQGYVLNDETKELLIKQARVQAEAGADIIAPSDMMDGRVAAIRDMLESEGHRNVQIMSYAAKYASVFYNPFRDAVGSAGIFKADKKTYQMDPANSDEALREVAMDIAEGADSVMVKPGLPYLDVLYRVKESFKLPVFAYQVSGEYAMLEAAFAAGMLDKDKAVLETLTCFKRAGAAGVLTYHAVHAAKLLNG from the coding sequence ATGTCTTTAGTCCCTACACAATATCCGGCAACGCGCCTGCGTCGCCTCCGTGCTTCCGCTTGGAGCCGGAGCATGCATTCCGAAAATGTCTTGACCCCTGCCGACTTTATCTGGCCGTTATTTGTGACGGGTGGGAAAGGCGTGAAAGAGGCCGTTCAATCTATGCCCGGCGTTTTCCGCTGGTCTGTTGATCTGATTGTTGAACAAGCCAAATTAGCGCACAGCCTCGGCATCCCTTGTCTGGCCTTATTCCCGAATACCGATATCGCCAAACGCAGCGAGGACGGTCGGGAAGCATGGAATGCTGATAATCTGATGTGTCAGGCTATTCGCGCCATCAAAGACGCGGTTCCCGATATCGGCTTGTTAACCGATGTCGCCTTGGATCCTTATACCAGCCATGGTCACGACGGCGTTATTGATGCGCAGGGCTATGTTCTGAATGACGAAACCAAAGAATTACTGATTAAACAGGCTCGGGTTCAGGCCGAAGCCGGTGCCGACATTATTGCCCCTTCCGATATGATGGATGGACGGGTTGCCGCTATCCGCGACATGCTGGAAAGCGAAGGCCATCGCAATGTCCAGATCATGTCCTATGCCGCTAAATATGCGAGCGTTTTTTATAATCCCTTCCGTGATGCGGTCGGTTCGGCTGGTATTTTCAAAGCCGACAAGAAGACCTACCAAATGGATCCGGCTAATAGTGATGAAGCCTTGCGCGAAGTCGCTATGGATATCGCAGAAGGCGCAGACAGCGTCATGGTCAAACCCGGCCTTCCTTATCTCGATGTGTTATATCGCGTAAAAGAAAGCTTTAAATTGCCGGTCTTTGCCTATCAGGTCTCTGGTGAATATGCGATGTTAGAAGCCGCCTTTGCAGCCGGTATGCTCGACAAAGATAAGGCCGTTCTAGAAACCCTAACCTGCTTCAAACGCGCTGGAGCCGCAGGTGTT
- the nadC gene encoding carboxylating nicotinate-nucleotide diphosphorylase — protein sequence MQDNPQQTTGHPPRSAFHQTTPWQNDKQAKAPSWAKNINLPTTSVLDIDGFDAEAFIRSTLAEDLGEAGDITAMAVIPEEAVFSGVMASREPMVIAGLPLAAAFFKALDPLAEIEILAKDGTYLPAGQTLLKIKGKARALLECERSALNLCQHLSGIATMTRDYVEAIKGTGTILLDTRKTIPGLRLLEKYATRMGGAQNHRMGLDDGAMIKDNHIAVAGSVALAVRRAVEAAIPYIIVEIDTLEQIPPALEEGATHLLLDNMNPETLEKAISLVQGRVPTESSGGVNLDNIRSRAETGVTYISVGRLTQSAPAVDIGLDFSLLPSA from the coding sequence ATGCAGGATAATCCACAGCAGACAACAGGTCATCCACCACGTTCGGCTTTTCATCAAACCACCCCATGGCAAAATGATAAGCAGGCCAAAGCCCCTTCATGGGCAAAGAATATCAACCTGCCAACAACTTCGGTGCTTGATATCGATGGTTTTGATGCGGAAGCCTTTATTCGTTCGACCTTGGCCGAGGATCTGGGTGAGGCGGGCGATATAACGGCAATGGCGGTTATTCCCGAAGAGGCCGTCTTTTCGGGGGTTATGGCCAGCCGTGAGCCGATGGTTATTGCTGGATTACCCTTGGCCGCTGCATTTTTTAAAGCCCTTGATCCTTTGGCTGAAATTGAAATTTTAGCCAAGGATGGTACCTATCTGCCAGCAGGGCAGACCCTTTTGAAAATAAAAGGGAAGGCGCGGGCTTTATTGGAATGTGAAAGATCTGCTCTTAATCTTTGCCAGCATCTTTCCGGTATTGCGACTATGACCCGCGATTATGTCGAGGCCATTAAAGGCACCGGCACCATTTTACTGGATACGCGCAAAACCATTCCCGGATTACGTCTGCTTGAAAAATACGCCACTCGCATGGGGGGCGCGCAAAATCACCGCATGGGTCTGGATGACGGCGCGATGATTAAGGATAATCACATCGCCGTTGCCGGAAGTGTTGCTTTGGCTGTCCGTCGTGCGGTTGAAGCCGCTATTCCTTATATCATTGTTGAAATTGATACTTTGGAACAGATACCGCCTGCTTTGGAAGAGGGGGCAACCCATCTGTTGCTGGATAACATGAATCCTGAGACACTTGAGAAGGCTATCTCCCTAGTTCAGGGACGAGTTCCGACCGAGTCATCCGGCGGCGTTAATCTGGATAACATCCGGTCGCGAGCAGAAACGGGAGTTACCTATATTTCCGTCGGTCGTTTAACCCAGTCTGCCCCCGCGGTTGATATCGGTTTGGATTTCTCCCTTTTGCCGTCAGCTTGA
- the grxD gene encoding Grx4 family monothiol glutaredoxin yields the protein MADTINDRIKEILEKSPVVLFMKGTPLFPQCGFSNQIVSILNAVGIEYDSVDVLQDPEIRQGIKVYSDWPTFPQLYVKGELVGGCDIVTEMYQSGELAELMQKENIARKN from the coding sequence ATGGCCGATACGATTAACGACCGGATCAAAGAAATTCTGGAAAAAAGTCCGGTAGTGCTGTTCATGAAAGGCACCCCGCTTTTTCCTCAATGTGGCTTTTCCAATCAGATCGTCTCTATTCTGAATGCGGTTGGCATTGAATATGATTCCGTCGATGTTTTACAAGATCCAGAAATCAGACAAGGCATTAAGGTTTATTCTGATTGGCCGACTTTCCCGCAGCTTTATGTCAAAGGTGAACTGGTCGGCGGCTGTGACATCGTTACCGAAATGTATCAAAGCGGCGAATTGGCTGAATTGATGCAGAAAGAAAATATCGCCCGCAAAAATTAA
- a CDS encoding BolA/IbaG family iron-sulfur metabolism protein — protein sequence MAMTIEEIEQYIIKAVPDADIEVVDLNGNGDHFSAIVTAASFKGLSRLAQHRRVYDAFGGRMGEELHALKLTTRIPE from the coding sequence ATGGCGATGACTATCGAAGAAATTGAACAATATATTATAAAAGCGGTTCCTGATGCTGATATTGAAGTCGTCGATTTGAACGGGAATGGCGATCATTTCAGTGCCATTGTGACAGCGGCTTCTTTTAAGGGATTATCGCGTTTGGCACAGCATCGCCGCGTTTATGATGCCTTTGGCGGGCGCATGGGGGAAGAGCTGCACGCTTTAAAGCTGACGACCCGTATTCCTGAATAA